A stretch of DNA from Pseudoalteromonas sp. A25:
CGACTCAGGACTAGGACAACCACAAGTAGATAACCAATTAGGTCATGGCGTTGCCGTTTACGATAAACACAATCAGGTGATCGGGTACAGTAAAGATTGTGGAGTAAAAACTCGGCTTGAATATTACACCATCGACAATAACCTTGACCCCCAGTCATTAACGCTTACCCAAGCACAGACCTTTTCTGGTCCACTATTTAGAGTAGAAAGAGGATCAATAAATCGCTTTATCTACACACTTGTGATGCCCATTACTAAAGATGAGGTAGGTGATAGAAGCGCACAGTCTCAATGGAATCAACGGCTGATTTATCAGTTTAACGGCGGATCTGGCATCGGCTACCGCCAAGGTCGACAGCATGCATGGAAAGTGATGCAAAGACAGGCAAACCAGTTACTTGACGGATATGCAGTGATCAGCTCAAGTGGCAATAAAACCAGCTACACCTATAACATGCTGCTGGCCGAAGACACCGCAAGACGAGTAAAAAAACAGTTCACCAGTTTGTATGGTCAACCACTTTACACTGTGGGCATTGGCGGCTCAGGGGGCGGTTTAGCACAGTACCTTATTGCACAAAACAGTACCGGAATACTTGATGGTTTGATCCCACTTTACAGTTATCCAGATATGATCACCCAAACCACATACGCACTAGATTGTGACTTACTCAATAATTATTTTACTTTTAGAGCCGACAATAAAAAAGCATGGCGAGATTGGGAGCGACGCAGGCTGATTGAGGGTATGAACGCAATTAACGACTTTCCGCAAAAAGCAGGTTTTTTGCAACCCCTTAACCAGCTCATGGCGGGGTTTGTGCCTTCATTTCCTGATGGTAACAGTGAATGTATTAACGGCTATTTTGGACTATCAGCCTTTATCAATAACCCAAAACAAGGCTTTTTAAGGCAATTTTTTGCAAAGCCTGTTGTAGAGCAAACCAATTGGAGTTATTGGCAAGATATGCAGCATGTGTTTGGCAAAGATAAACATGGCTTTGGCAACAGCACATGGGACAATGTTGGTGTGCAATATGGGCTAAATGCGCTAATTGATGGCAAAATCACCTTTGCTGAATTTGTTGATATCAACACCCACATCGGCGCATGGAAAGCACAAAATGAAATGCATCAAGAGCATATTGTTACGCCGCTTGGTACTAAAATCCCCCTTTGGCTTTCTTTGTGGGGCAGCGATAATATCACTCACGCTGAACAATCAGCTGCGCCTAGGCACCAGGGTAACTTAAAAGCCATGGAAGCTGCTTATCGCTCTGGGCAAGTATTTATCGGCAAAGTCACTTTACCCATTATTGATGCTCGGCATTACCTCGAAAACGAACTGGATATGCACCATATGTCGGCTTCATTCTATAGCCGTTTACGCATCGATAAAGCCAACGGACACAGTAACAATCATGTTATTTGGGTTGCGCACAAAGATCATGACCCAACAACCCAAGCCTTTGCTTTGATGGACCAATGGCTTTTAAATATTAAAGAGCATTCGGCGGAAGGAGTGCTAAGCGCAAAACCCAAGCAGTTACAAGATGCTTGTTTTAACGAAGATGGCAGCGTACATGCCAAAGGCGAGCATGTGTTTGATGGCCAGTGGAATAATAAACCAGATGGCGCTTGCCAGTCACGTTTTCCCATGTACAGCACTAGCCGCATCGAAGCCGGCGCACCTTGGGCGGGCGACTTATTTAAATGTGCCTTAATGGATATAAACACTGCGGTGCAACAAGGCCTGTATGGAGATAGTATATCGCCTGATGATATAAATGCTTTAAAACGCATATTTCCGCATGGCGTATGTGACTACAGCAAACCAGATGTGGGCCGACCAATTGACATTTAATTGTTTGAAGTTATTGGTCATTTGCTGTATTTTTCAGCCATTGCTAACTGCTTGAGGTTTTTATGGAAGCCCTTTTTTCGTACGGAACACTGCAACAAACACAAGTGCAATTGGATACGTTTGGTCGTACATTAAGCGGCACCAAAGATACCTTGCTTGGCTATGTACTGGGAGAAGTAACGATTACTGATCCAAAGGTGATAGCCACCAGTGGCAAAGATGTACACCCTATTTTAGTGCATACCGGCTTAGCGAGCGATCAAATTGACGGCACCGTGTTTTTACTGACTGACGATGAACTTACCCAAGCCGATAACTATGAAGTAGATGAATATGTGCGTGTACAAGCACAGCTTGCCTCGGGTAATCGGTGTTGGATTTATGCGGCCAGTAAAAAATGACTAAAACTGAAAAGCGCCTTGAAAAGCAACTGATCCAATTGCTCACTCAGGCTTGTGAGGAACTCAAAGACGACCTTGCAAATTTTTTATATTTAAGCCACTCGGCGTCTTTAAAAAACCTGACGAATACCCTAGTGGTTGAGCTTTTTTGCAGCCAAAGTCTGTCACACAGCGAGCTTGCAAAAGCCAGCACAACACTCAATTTTTACTTATCAAAACTTAACTGCGCAGTTAAGCCTGCCAGCTTAAAAGTCACACTGGTAACTCAAGCTAATAATTAACAGGTGTAATTAATTGTTAAACTTTGTCTTTTGACATTCTAAATACCGTGTACCTCAAGTATCATCTGCTCAATTTATATACTTACTATAAGGACATAATGATATGCCCCAGTTTAAATTGAGCGCAGTAGTACTTTGCGCCATGCTCGCCAGTGCCTGCTCCTCTGAAACAACCAATTCAAATTTGGTTAAAACAGAAGCTATTTGGTCTGATATTTATGTTACATCAAATGGCAATGACAGCCGCGTTATCGCTGAGTTAAATGTGAGCAGCCGAAATGGCAACAACCTTAACTTAGTAGCGGGTGATAAACTATCAGTGGTTGCGAGCAACGATGCTTTATCGCAAAACATGACCAAAGACATGACTAAAGATATCGAGTTTTTTGATATCGACTATCGCGCAACATTCCCCTACCACGAAGCAGATACTCAGTATGAAGTAAAACTCTACCGCTCATCGGAGAAAAAAACGCTCACTAGCATTGTTACCTTGCCTGAATCTATCTTTGTTATTGCACCGCAGCAAGCACAACGTTTTGAGGTTGACCAACCACTAGAACTTAGATGGGCTAAAGCACTAAAGATCAAAGGCAACCAATCTTTAGAAATACAACTCACCAGCCTATGTAAAAAAGATGACAACGAAATAAGCAACGCATATACATTTACTGATGTTGCTGATACTGGTATGAAAACCATTAACTTTGACGACATCAACATCTTTAAAAATGATGA
This window harbors:
- a CDS encoding DUF6351 family protein, with product MIKWFKWVGSLIVICITIITILILWPQLAEDEFTHRQVRSIAPSENNLLLDFYPHIAKVQRPDETFQFPIEIGQVGPAESLYSGPNQYPFFCMTLDSGLGQPQVDNQLGHGVAVYDKHNQVIGYSKDCGVKTRLEYYTIDNNLDPQSLTLTQAQTFSGPLFRVERGSINRFIYTLVMPITKDEVGDRSAQSQWNQRLIYQFNGGSGIGYRQGRQHAWKVMQRQANQLLDGYAVISSSGNKTSYTYNMLLAEDTARRVKKQFTSLYGQPLYTVGIGGSGGGLAQYLIAQNSTGILDGLIPLYSYPDMITQTTYALDCDLLNNYFTFRADNKKAWRDWERRRLIEGMNAINDFPQKAGFLQPLNQLMAGFVPSFPDGNSECINGYFGLSAFINNPKQGFLRQFFAKPVVEQTNWSYWQDMQHVFGKDKHGFGNSTWDNVGVQYGLNALIDGKITFAEFVDINTHIGAWKAQNEMHQEHIVTPLGTKIPLWLSLWGSDNITHAEQSAAPRHQGNLKAMEAAYRSGQVFIGKVTLPIIDARHYLENELDMHHMSASFYSRLRIDKANGHSNNHVIWVAHKDHDPTTQAFALMDQWLLNIKEHSAEGVLSAKPKQLQDACFNEDGSVHAKGEHVFDGQWNNKPDGACQSRFPMYSTSRIEAGAPWAGDLFKCALMDINTAVQQGLYGDSISPDDINALKRIFPHGVCDYSKPDVGRPIDI
- a CDS encoding gamma-glutamylcyclotransferase family protein produces the protein MEALFSYGTLQQTQVQLDTFGRTLSGTKDTLLGYVLGEVTITDPKVIATSGKDVHPILVHTGLASDQIDGTVFLLTDDELTQADNYEVDEYVRVQAQLASGNRCWIYAASKK